A stretch of the Mycobacterium sp. ITM-2016-00317 genome encodes the following:
- a CDS encoding DUF456 domain-containing protein: MSTGGLVLVALAIAVGLAGIVVPVLPGSILVIGAIAVWAFVVDTTEAWVVFGVAAALIAASQIIKYTWPVKRMRRADVRTSVLVVGGVAGVVGFFVVPVIGLLIGFVLGVFAAELAIRQDVTRAWVSTLHAVKGVALSVGVELTGAVLATVAWAVGVFVA, from the coding sequence ATGAGCACCGGCGGCCTCGTCCTCGTCGCGCTCGCGATCGCGGTCGGTCTCGCCGGCATCGTCGTGCCGGTCCTGCCCGGCTCGATCCTGGTGATCGGGGCGATCGCGGTGTGGGCGTTCGTCGTGGACACCACCGAGGCATGGGTGGTGTTCGGAGTCGCCGCGGCGCTGATCGCCGCGTCCCAGATCATCAAGTACACCTGGCCGGTCAAACGGATGCGCCGGGCCGACGTGCGCACCTCGGTGCTCGTCGTCGGCGGCGTCGCGGGGGTGGTCGGCTTCTTCGTCGTCCCGGTGATCGGGCTGCTGATCGGCTTCGTGCTGGGCGTCTTCGCCGCGGAGCTGGCGATCCGTCAGGACGTGACGCGGGCATGGGTGTCGACCTTGCACGCGGTCAAAGGCGTCGCGCTGTCGGTCGGGGTCGAGCTCACCGGTGCCGTGCTGGCGACGGTGGCGTGGGCTGTCGGAGTGTTCGTCGCCTGA
- a CDS encoding tyrosine-protein phosphatase yields the protein MPFSGLEVSGAWNFRDVSEQTGIAPGRFFRASELSKLDDTGRSALAGYGVTDVADLRTSRELERHGPGLVPAGVEIHHLPFVETMAADGESPHEHAFQRMMTDKPDDEPVADAAARYMTEEYGRIAAAPLARRAVHRVVTLLGSDRAVLAHCFAGKDRTGFTIAVVLEAAGVDRDAIMADYLRSNVAVPQLRDSILESVRARAADAPEIMELAEARLTDAVLGVREQYLDTARRTIDSEFGSLRGYLESAGVTEDDVRRLRKTLQG from the coding sequence GTGCCGTTCTCCGGCTTAGAGGTTTCGGGCGCCTGGAACTTCCGGGACGTCTCCGAGCAGACGGGCATCGCACCGGGGCGCTTCTTCCGCGCCAGTGAGCTCTCCAAGCTCGACGACACAGGCCGTTCCGCGCTGGCCGGCTACGGCGTGACCGACGTCGCCGATCTGCGCACCTCACGCGAACTGGAGCGGCACGGACCGGGGCTGGTGCCTGCCGGGGTGGAGATCCACCACCTGCCGTTCGTCGAGACCATGGCTGCCGACGGGGAATCCCCGCACGAGCACGCGTTCCAGCGGATGATGACCGACAAGCCCGACGACGAGCCCGTCGCCGATGCCGCGGCCCGCTACATGACCGAGGAGTACGGCCGGATCGCGGCGGCGCCGCTGGCCCGCCGCGCCGTGCACAGGGTGGTGACCCTGCTCGGCTCCGACCGCGCGGTGCTCGCGCACTGCTTCGCCGGCAAGGACCGGACCGGCTTCACCATCGCGGTGGTGCTGGAGGCCGCCGGCGTGGACCGGGACGCGATCATGGCCGACTACCTGCGCAGCAATGTCGCTGTGCCGCAGCTGCGCGACAGCATCCTGGAGTCGGTGCGCGCCCGCGCCGCCGACGCGCCGGAGATCATGGAGCTGGCCGAGGCCCGGCTGACCGACGCGGTGCTCGGCGTGCGCGAGCAGTACCTCGACACCGCACGCCGCACCATCGACTCCGAATTCGGTTCGCTGCGTGGGTATCTGGAGTCCGCCGGGGTGACCGAGGACGACGTCCGCCGGCTGCGCAAGACCCTGCAGGGCTGA
- a CDS encoding methyltransferase domain-containing protein has protein sequence MTESALRMAERLLVDPPEHPDDSKGYLDLLDDETTRNTGAIQALWASQLGSLFYDNAQTVMRRLMTAWHEPTEWLNIPVGGTALDVGSGPGNVTAALGRAVGPGGLALGVDISEPMLARAVSAEAGPNVGFLRADAQHLPFRDESFDAVVSIAMLQLIPDPATALAEMVRVLRSGRRMAVMVPTAGPAANLLRYLPNAGAHTFGDDELGDTLEGLGLVSVRTKSIGTVQWVRGRKR, from the coding sequence ATGACTGAATCCGCGCTACGCATGGCCGAGCGGTTGCTCGTCGACCCGCCGGAGCATCCCGACGACAGCAAGGGCTACCTGGACCTGCTCGACGACGAGACGACCCGCAACACCGGAGCGATCCAGGCGCTGTGGGCCTCACAGCTCGGGTCGCTGTTCTACGACAACGCCCAGACCGTGATGCGGCGGCTGATGACCGCCTGGCACGAGCCCACCGAATGGCTGAACATCCCCGTCGGCGGCACCGCGCTCGACGTCGGCAGCGGCCCGGGCAACGTCACCGCGGCGCTGGGCCGAGCAGTCGGACCCGGCGGGCTGGCGCTCGGCGTGGACATCTCCGAACCGATGCTGGCCCGCGCGGTCAGCGCCGAGGCCGGGCCCAACGTCGGCTTCCTGCGCGCCGACGCGCAGCACCTGCCGTTCCGCGACGAGTCGTTCGACGCGGTGGTGTCGATCGCGATGCTGCAGTTGATCCCCGACCCGGCGACGGCGCTGGCCGAAATGGTCCGCGTGCTGCGGTCCGGTCGGCGGATGGCGGTCATGGTGCCCACCGCGGGCCCGGCGGCCAACCTGCTGCGCTACCTGCCCAACGCCGGTGCGCACACCTTCGGCGACGACGAACTCGGTGACACCCTCGAAGGTCTCGGTCTGGTCAGTGTGCGCACCAAGAGCATCGGCACCGTTCAGTGGGTGCGCGGCCGTAAGCGCTGA
- a CDS encoding SDR family oxidoreductase → MPGVQDRVIVVTGAGGGLGREYALTLAREGASVVVNDLGGARDGTGAGSAMADEVVKEIKDAGGRAVANYDSVAEPEGAANIIKTAIDEFGKVDGVVSNAGILRDGTFHKMSFENWDAVLKVHLYGGYNVIRAAWPHFRENGFGRIVVATSTSGLFGNFGQANYGAAKLGLVGLINTLAQEGAKYDIKANAVAPIAATRMTQDILPPEVFEKLTPEYVAPIVSYLCTEEVPETASVFIVGGGKVQRVALFQNSGVTFTEVPSVEDVAAKWGEIADLSAAERATFSLG, encoded by the coding sequence GTGCCAGGAGTGCAGGATCGTGTCATCGTCGTCACGGGCGCCGGAGGTGGCCTCGGCCGCGAATACGCGCTGACCCTCGCGCGTGAGGGCGCCAGCGTCGTGGTCAACGACCTCGGCGGAGCACGCGACGGTACCGGTGCCGGGTCGGCGATGGCCGACGAGGTGGTCAAGGAGATCAAGGACGCAGGCGGCCGCGCCGTGGCGAACTACGACTCCGTCGCCGAGCCCGAGGGCGCGGCGAACATCATCAAGACCGCGATCGACGAGTTCGGCAAGGTCGACGGCGTCGTCTCCAACGCCGGCATCCTGCGCGACGGCACCTTCCACAAGATGTCGTTCGAGAACTGGGACGCCGTGCTCAAGGTGCACCTCTACGGCGGATACAACGTCATCCGCGCCGCATGGCCGCACTTCCGCGAGAACGGTTTCGGCCGCATCGTCGTCGCGACCTCGACCAGCGGACTGTTCGGCAACTTCGGACAGGCCAACTACGGCGCCGCCAAGCTCGGCCTGGTCGGGCTGATCAACACCCTGGCCCAGGAGGGTGCGAAGTACGACATCAAGGCCAACGCCGTCGCACCGATCGCCGCGACCCGGATGACGCAGGACATCCTGCCGCCCGAGGTGTTCGAGAAGCTCACCCCCGAGTACGTCGCGCCGATCGTGTCCTACCTGTGCACCGAAGAGGTGCCCGAGACCGCGTCGGTGTTCATCGTCGGCGGCGGCAAGGTGCAGCGGGTCGCGCTGTTCCAGAACAGCGGCGTGACGTTCACCGAGGTTCCGTCGGTCGAGGACGTGGCCGCCAAGTGGGGCGAGATCGCCGACCTGTCGGCGGCCGAGCGGGCCACCTTCAGCCTCGGCTGA
- a CDS encoding aldehyde dehydrogenase family protein translates to MTTESVVPVTAAAGVTGTDIPAVVGKLRQTYATGRTRSVQWRKEQLHALERLMTENEGAIAEALEKDLGRGPFEAWLADIASTAGEAAYAAKNVGKWMKRRYRMLEMSQLPGLGWIEYEPYGTVLIIGAWNFPFALTLGPAVGAIAAGNTVVLKPSEVSPASSALMAELVPRYLDNDAIAVIEGDGAVSQELIGQGFDHLIFTGGTEIGRRVYESAASHLTPVTLELGGKSPVIVAADADIEVAAKRIAWTKLINSGQICIAPDYVLVEAPVRDKLVDEIRKAVNHFESGNPDGKRIVNERHFNRLVNALAATKGDVAVGGTSDAATIKIAPTVVVDPDPAEPLMTDEIFGPILPIVTVQNLDEAVSFVNARPKPLAAYLFTKAKAVRERVIKEVPAGGMVVNHLLFHFATHKLPFGGVGPSGLGAYHGKFGFETFSHAKSVLSKPTRPDLGGFIYPPYTEKAWKLARKLF, encoded by the coding sequence ATGACCACCGAATCCGTCGTACCCGTGACCGCCGCAGCAGGCGTGACCGGTACCGACATCCCCGCCGTCGTCGGCAAGCTGCGCCAGACGTACGCGACCGGCCGCACCCGCAGCGTCCAATGGCGCAAGGAACAGCTGCACGCCCTCGAGCGCCTGATGACCGAGAACGAGGGCGCGATCGCCGAGGCACTCGAGAAGGACCTCGGCCGCGGGCCGTTCGAAGCCTGGCTCGCCGACATCGCCAGCACCGCCGGTGAAGCCGCCTACGCGGCCAAGAACGTCGGCAAGTGGATGAAGCGGCGCTACCGCATGCTGGAGATGTCGCAGCTGCCCGGGCTGGGCTGGATCGAGTACGAGCCCTACGGCACCGTGCTGATCATCGGGGCCTGGAACTTCCCGTTCGCGCTGACCCTCGGCCCCGCCGTCGGCGCCATCGCCGCCGGGAACACGGTGGTGCTCAAGCCTTCCGAGGTGTCGCCCGCGTCCTCGGCGCTGATGGCCGAGCTGGTGCCGCGCTACCTGGACAACGACGCGATCGCCGTCATCGAAGGCGACGGCGCGGTCAGCCAGGAGCTCATCGGGCAGGGCTTCGACCACCTGATCTTCACCGGCGGCACCGAGATCGGCCGCCGGGTGTACGAGAGCGCCGCGTCCCACCTGACGCCGGTCACGCTGGAACTGGGCGGCAAGAGCCCGGTGATCGTCGCCGCCGACGCCGACATCGAGGTCGCCGCCAAGCGCATCGCGTGGACCAAGCTGATCAACTCCGGCCAGATCTGCATCGCGCCGGACTACGTCCTGGTCGAGGCCCCGGTGCGGGACAAGCTGGTCGACGAGATCCGCAAAGCCGTGAACCACTTCGAGTCCGGCAACCCCGACGGTAAGCGGATCGTCAACGAGCGGCACTTCAACCGCCTGGTCAACGCGCTGGCCGCAACCAAGGGCGACGTCGCCGTCGGCGGTACCTCCGACGCCGCCACCATCAAGATCGCCCCGACGGTCGTCGTCGACCCGGACCCGGCCGAGCCGCTGATGACCGACGAGATCTTCGGCCCCATCCTGCCCATCGTGACGGTGCAGAACCTCGACGAGGCCGTCTCGTTCGTCAACGCGCGGCCCAAGCCGCTGGCCGCCTACCTGTTCACCAAGGCCAAGGCCGTGCGCGAACGGGTGATCAAGGAAGTCCCGGCCGGCGGCATGGTGGTCAACCACCTGCTCTTCCACTTCGCCACGCACAAGCTGCCCTTCGGCGGCGTCGGGCCGTCCGGTCTGGGCGCCTATCACGGCAAGTTCGGCTTCGAGACCTTCAGCCACGCCAAGTCTGTGCTGTCCAAGCCGACCCGACCCGACCTCGGGGGCTTCATCTACCCCCCGTATACAGAGAAGGCGTGGAAGCTGGCGCGCAAGCTTTTCTGA
- a CDS encoding NADPH:quinone oxidoreductase family protein, translating to MKALVAQELTGPAGLAYTDVDDVTADDAVVIDVGAAGVCFPDLLMLRGEYQLKVPAPFVPGLEVAGTVRSAPDGSGLVAGQRVSAFSLLGAWAERVAVPVGSVVPTNDALDDGSAVCLLGNYYTMHFALQRRGALQPGETVLVLGSGGGVGTAAVQIAKALGAKVIAMVHRPSAVEFVESLGADVVLPLTDGWLDAVKSETGGRGVDVVVDPIGGAAFDDAIRALATEGRLLVIGFAAGGIPTVKVNRLLLRNASVVGVGWGEFVNRTPGAQAQVGAALAALVDQGLRPPEPLRFSLSDGVAALQAFADGEINGKLVLEPDERLRKEQVVR from the coding sequence ATGAAAGCGCTTGTCGCTCAAGAGCTGACAGGCCCGGCAGGGCTGGCGTACACCGACGTCGATGACGTCACGGCCGACGACGCCGTGGTCATCGACGTCGGTGCCGCCGGCGTCTGCTTCCCCGACCTGCTGATGCTGCGGGGCGAGTACCAGCTGAAGGTGCCCGCGCCGTTCGTCCCCGGCCTGGAGGTCGCCGGGACCGTCCGGTCGGCGCCCGATGGTTCGGGACTGGTTGCCGGGCAGCGGGTCTCGGCTTTCAGCCTGTTGGGTGCGTGGGCCGAGCGGGTCGCGGTGCCGGTGGGCAGCGTGGTGCCGACCAACGACGCACTCGACGACGGGTCCGCGGTGTGCCTGCTGGGCAACTACTACACGATGCACTTCGCGCTGCAGCGCCGCGGCGCGCTGCAACCCGGCGAGACGGTGCTGGTGCTGGGCTCCGGCGGCGGCGTCGGGACCGCGGCAGTGCAGATCGCGAAGGCGTTGGGCGCCAAGGTGATCGCTATGGTGCACCGGCCGTCGGCGGTCGAGTTCGTGGAATCGCTCGGCGCGGACGTGGTGCTGCCGCTGACCGACGGCTGGCTCGACGCGGTCAAGAGCGAGACCGGCGGGCGCGGAGTGGACGTCGTGGTCGACCCGATCGGCGGGGCCGCGTTCGACGACGCGATCCGTGCGCTGGCCACCGAGGGCAGGCTGCTGGTCATCGGTTTCGCCGCGGGCGGCATCCCCACCGTCAAGGTGAACCGGCTGCTGCTGCGCAACGCCAGCGTCGTCGGCGTCGGCTGGGGCGAGTTCGTCAACCGCACGCCCGGCGCGCAGGCGCAGGTCGGTGCGGCACTGGCCGCGCTCGTCGACCAGGGGCTCAGACCGCCTGAGCCGTTGCGGTTCTCGCTGTCCGACGGGGTCGCCGCGCTGCAGGCCTTCGCCGACGGCGAGATCAACGGAAAACTCGTCCTGGAGCCCGATGAGCGCTTGCGCAAAGAGCAGGTAGTCCGATGA
- a CDS encoding class I SAM-dependent methyltransferase, with the protein MSSLRTDNDTWDIASSVGATAVMVAAARAAETARPDRLIDDPYADILVSGAGAGHWQYIADDAFVARMAESDPEIGVLFEHMKNYQAVRTHFFDAFFTAAVDAGIRQVVILASGLDSRAYRLPWPAGTTVYEIDQPLVLEYKTSTLAEHGAQPTAERREVPIDLRQDWPAALTGAGFDPAQPAAWLAEGLLMYLPADAQDRLFAQITALSAPGSRIAAESMGVHAEDRRERMRERFASIAAQADIEPMDITELTYEDPDRANVAQWLSAHGWTAQEVDSQDEMRRLGRMVEIADSDDQSFSTFTTAVRG; encoded by the coding sequence ATGAGTTCACTTCGCACCGACAACGACACCTGGGACATCGCATCCAGCGTCGGGGCCACCGCCGTCATGGTCGCCGCGGCACGCGCCGCCGAGACCGCACGCCCCGACCGGCTGATCGACGATCCCTACGCCGACATCCTGGTGTCCGGCGCCGGCGCCGGACACTGGCAGTACATCGCCGACGATGCGTTCGTGGCGCGGATGGCCGAGTCCGACCCCGAGATCGGCGTGCTGTTCGAGCACATGAAGAACTACCAGGCCGTGCGCACGCATTTCTTCGACGCGTTCTTCACCGCGGCCGTCGACGCGGGCATCCGTCAGGTCGTGATCCTGGCGTCGGGCCTGGACTCGCGCGCCTACCGGCTGCCCTGGCCCGCAGGCACCACCGTCTACGAGATCGACCAGCCGCTGGTGCTGGAGTACAAGACCTCGACCCTGGCCGAGCACGGCGCGCAGCCCACCGCCGAGCGCCGCGAGGTGCCGATCGACCTGCGCCAGGACTGGCCCGCCGCGCTCACCGGCGCCGGCTTCGACCCTGCCCAACCGGCCGCCTGGCTGGCCGAGGGGCTGCTGATGTACCTGCCCGCCGACGCGCAGGACCGGCTCTTCGCGCAGATCACCGCGCTGAGCGCGCCCGGCAGCCGGATCGCCGCGGAGTCCATGGGTGTGCACGCCGAGGACCGGCGGGAGCGGATGCGGGAACGCTTCGCCTCCATCGCCGCGCAGGCCGACATCGAACCGATGGACATCACCGAACTCACCTACGAAGACCCCGACCGGGCCAACGTCGCGCAATGGCTGTCGGCGCACGGCTGGACGGCGCAGGAGGTGGACTCGCAGGACGAGATGCGCCGGCTCGGCCGCATGGTGGAGATCGCCGACAGCGACGACCAGTCGTTCTCGACGTTCACCACCGCCGTGCGGGGCTGA
- a CDS encoding TetR/AcrR family transcriptional regulator produces the protein MPYTASRGPGRPPAAKAAETRERIVHAAREVFSELGYDAATFQAIAVRADLTRPAINHYFASKRVLWGEVVEQTNGSIISAGIARAHEQTSLIARLSAFLSAATQADTDERSAAAFLVTSVLESQRHPELRADEHDSLKSSRAFVSWAVNDAVTRGELSTDTDVNELVEMLVAVVWGMGFYAGFVGDRSELGAVVHKLELLLANKLWNLSE, from the coding sequence GTGCCGTATACGGCTAGTCGAGGGCCAGGGCGTCCTCCCGCAGCGAAGGCCGCCGAAACGCGGGAACGAATCGTGCATGCCGCACGTGAGGTGTTCAGCGAACTCGGTTACGACGCAGCCACGTTTCAGGCTATCGCCGTCCGCGCCGATCTCACCCGGCCTGCGATCAACCACTACTTCGCCAGCAAACGCGTGCTGTGGGGTGAGGTGGTGGAGCAGACCAACGGGTCGATCATCAGCGCAGGCATTGCCCGCGCGCACGAACAGACCTCGTTGATCGCCCGCCTGTCGGCGTTCCTGTCCGCCGCCACCCAGGCCGACACCGACGAACGCTCGGCGGCGGCTTTCCTGGTCACCTCCGTGCTGGAATCGCAGCGCCACCCCGAGCTCCGTGCCGACGAACATGATTCGCTGAAAAGCTCGCGGGCGTTCGTGTCCTGGGCGGTCAACGACGCGGTCACCCGGGGCGAGCTCAGCACCGACACCGACGTCAACGAGCTGGTGGAGATGCTGGTGGCCGTGGTCTGGGGGATGGGCTTTTACGCCGGCTTCGTCGGGGACCGCAGCGAACTCGGTGCCGTCGTGCACAAGCTCGAATTGCTGCTGGCGAACAAACTCTGGAACCTGAGCGAGTAA
- a CDS encoding acyl-CoA dehydrogenase family protein has product MSAKAQDYHQRLTEFMTEFVFPAEESYHSYREQAGPHDHTVPPVVEELKKLARERGLWNLFLPSESGLSNLEYAPLAELTGWSMEIAPEVVNCAAPDTGNMETLHLFATEEQRKQWLEPLLAGEIRSAFAMTEPAVASSDARNIETTMLRDGDDYVINGRKWWITGAADPRCKILIVMGRTNPDAASHRQQSMILVPVDTPGVSIERSLPVFGWQDQHGHCEITFDNVRVPSSNLLDEEGSGFAIAQARLGPGRIHHCMRAIGAAERALALMVDRVQKRIAFGKPLAEQGVVREAIAKSRNEIEQTRLLCHKAAWTIDQHGNKSKDAQLLVAQIKAVAPQMACDVIDRAIQVHGGAGVCDDFPLARLYSWHRAMRLFDGPDEVHMRTIARAELGREKSAFVQAVTG; this is encoded by the coding sequence ATGTCAGCCAAAGCTCAGGACTACCACCAGCGGTTGACCGAGTTCATGACCGAGTTCGTCTTTCCCGCCGAGGAGTCCTACCACTCCTACCGCGAGCAGGCCGGCCCGCACGACCACACCGTCCCGCCGGTGGTCGAGGAACTCAAGAAACTGGCCAGGGAACGCGGTCTGTGGAACCTGTTCCTGCCCTCGGAGTCCGGGTTGTCGAACCTGGAGTACGCACCGCTGGCGGAGCTGACCGGCTGGAGCATGGAGATCGCCCCGGAGGTCGTCAACTGCGCGGCGCCCGACACCGGCAACATGGAGACGCTGCACCTGTTCGCCACCGAGGAGCAGCGCAAGCAGTGGCTGGAGCCGCTGCTGGCCGGTGAGATCCGCAGCGCGTTCGCGATGACCGAGCCCGCGGTCGCGTCCAGCGACGCCCGCAACATCGAGACCACCATGCTGCGCGACGGCGACGACTACGTCATCAACGGCCGCAAGTGGTGGATCACCGGCGCCGCGGATCCACGCTGCAAGATCCTGATCGTCATGGGCCGCACCAATCCCGACGCGGCCAGCCACCGTCAGCAGTCGATGATCCTGGTACCCGTTGACACGCCTGGGGTTTCGATCGAGCGGTCGCTGCCGGTGTTCGGCTGGCAGGACCAGCACGGCCACTGCGAGATCACCTTCGACAACGTGCGCGTGCCGTCGTCCAACCTCCTCGACGAGGAGGGCAGCGGTTTCGCGATCGCCCAGGCCCGCCTCGGCCCCGGCCGTATCCACCACTGCATGCGGGCGATCGGTGCCGCCGAGCGCGCGCTGGCGCTGATGGTCGACCGGGTGCAGAAGCGGATCGCCTTCGGCAAGCCGCTCGCCGAGCAAGGCGTGGTCCGCGAGGCGATCGCCAAGTCCCGCAACGAGATCGAGCAGACCCGGCTGCTGTGCCACAAGGCGGCCTGGACCATCGACCAGCACGGCAACAAGAGCAAGGACGCGCAGTTGCTCGTCGCCCAGATCAAGGCCGTCGCGCCGCAGATGGCGTGCGACGTGATCGACCGGGCCATCCAGGTGCACGGCGGCGCAGGCGTGTGCGACGACTTCCCGCTGGCGCGGCTGTACAGCTGGCACCGTGCGATGCGCCTGTTCGACGGCCCGGACGAGGTGCACATGCGCACCATCGCGCGCGCCGAACTGGGCAGGGAGAAGTCGGCGTTCGTGCAGGCGGTGACGGGCTAG
- a CDS encoding pirin family protein, with translation MPAITADTLTLPRIPAAGPADTERPVRSVTTGPRGYEGEGFPVVRAFAGVHPRDLDPFVHMDQMGEIEYQPGEPRGTDWHPHRGFETVTYMIDGRFAHQDSHGGGGLITDGATQWMTAGSGILHIETPPAELVESGGLFHGIQLWVNLPRSDKFADPRYQAIEGDQVALLSSDDGGALVRIIAGQIDGHGGPGATYTPITMAHATIEPGARLSLPWNRDFNALVYVLSGRGAVGPVAHPIQQGQLAVFGPGDRITVAADGSQDSNRPALEVLLLGGKPIREPVVQYGPFVMNSKSELIQAVEDFEAGKFGAIPPDALRPHRV, from the coding sequence ATGCCTGCCATCACAGCCGACACGCTGACCCTGCCCCGCATCCCGGCCGCCGGCCCCGCCGACACCGAACGCCCGGTCCGCTCCGTCACCACCGGGCCCCGCGGCTATGAGGGCGAGGGCTTCCCCGTCGTCCGCGCGTTCGCCGGGGTCCACCCGCGCGACCTGGACCCGTTCGTCCACATGGACCAGATGGGCGAGATCGAGTACCAGCCGGGCGAACCCCGCGGCACCGACTGGCACCCGCACCGCGGCTTCGAGACCGTCACCTACATGATCGACGGTCGCTTCGCCCACCAGGACTCCCACGGCGGCGGTGGTCTGATCACCGACGGCGCCACTCAGTGGATGACCGCAGGCTCGGGAATTCTGCACATCGAGACCCCGCCGGCCGAACTCGTGGAGAGTGGCGGCCTGTTCCACGGCATCCAGCTGTGGGTGAACCTGCCCCGCAGCGACAAGTTCGCCGACCCGCGCTACCAGGCCATCGAGGGCGACCAGGTCGCGCTGCTGTCGTCCGACGACGGCGGGGCACTGGTCCGGATCATCGCCGGCCAGATCGACGGCCACGGCGGCCCCGGTGCGACGTACACGCCGATCACGATGGCGCACGCGACGATCGAGCCCGGAGCGCGGCTGAGCCTGCCGTGGAACCGCGACTTCAACGCGCTCGTCTACGTGCTGTCGGGCCGTGGCGCGGTCGGGCCCGTGGCCCATCCGATCCAGCAGGGCCAGCTGGCCGTGTTCGGCCCCGGTGACCGCATCACCGTGGCCGCCGACGGGTCCCAGGACTCCAACCGGCCGGCGCTGGAAGTGCTGTTGTTGGGCGGCAAGCCCATTCGCGAACCCGTCGTCCAGTACGGGCCCTTCGTGATGAACTCGAAGTCCGAACTGATTCAGGCCGTCGAGGACTTCGAGGCCGGTAAGTTCGGCGCGATCCCGCCGGATGCGCTGCGGCCACACCGCGTGTGA
- a CDS encoding TetR/AcrR family transcriptional regulator has product MGAVESRESFFEAGLDVLAELGYGGLKLAEVCDRLGVTTGSFYHYFANWPAYTHQLVSHWGEGMTSEIVDSVQAETDPRLRIDRLVEAAVSLPHSAEAAIRVWSALDPHVRSVQESVDRQRFEVVYDAAFEVLQHPRQAELFAAWAVYVLVGYEQTILPPDAAGLRWIIEQLRLTLDAGLFTSVPDRE; this is encoded by the coding sequence ATGGGGGCGGTGGAGTCGCGCGAATCGTTCTTCGAGGCGGGCCTCGACGTGCTGGCCGAACTCGGATACGGCGGGCTGAAACTGGCGGAGGTGTGTGACCGTCTCGGCGTCACGACCGGGTCGTTCTACCACTACTTCGCGAACTGGCCGGCCTACACCCACCAGCTCGTCTCGCACTGGGGCGAGGGCATGACGTCGGAGATCGTCGACTCGGTTCAGGCCGAGACCGACCCGCGGCTTCGTATCGACCGCCTGGTCGAAGCCGCGGTGTCGCTGCCACACAGTGCGGAGGCCGCCATCCGGGTGTGGAGCGCGCTGGATCCGCACGTGCGCTCGGTGCAGGAGTCGGTGGACCGGCAGCGCTTCGAGGTGGTGTACGACGCGGCGTTCGAGGTCCTGCAGCACCCGCGGCAGGCCGAGTTGTTCGCCGCGTGGGCGGTGTACGTGCTGGTCGGCTACGAGCAGACGATCCTGCCCCCGGACGCGGCCGGGCTGCGCTGGATCATCGAGCAGCTGCGCCTGACGCTGGACGCGGGGCTGTTCACCTCGGTGCCCGACCGTGAGTGA
- a CDS encoding haloacid dehalogenase type II, giving the protein MIRALAFDVFGTVVDWRASVTRELAAFGRRHDVAADWPGFADDWRAGYVPAMDRVRNGELPWTRLDDLHRGRLVELLDRAGITVGDTEIDQLNRAWHRLDPWPDAVAGLTRLKQRFVITTLSNGNVSLLTNMAKRAGLPWDCVLSAEIFGHYKPEREVYLGCAEILDVAPEELMLVAAHPSDLRAARAAGLATAYVHRPLEQGPDRPPRRPADDEFDVTADDFRDLADQLGV; this is encoded by the coding sequence GTGATTCGCGCGCTGGCCTTCGACGTGTTCGGCACGGTTGTGGACTGGCGCGCGAGCGTCACCCGCGAGCTCGCCGCGTTCGGGCGGCGACACGATGTCGCCGCGGACTGGCCGGGCTTCGCCGACGACTGGCGGGCCGGCTACGTCCCGGCGATGGACCGGGTACGGAACGGCGAACTGCCGTGGACGCGGCTGGACGACCTGCACCGCGGCCGCCTCGTCGAGTTGCTCGACCGCGCCGGAATCACCGTGGGCGACACGGAGATCGACCAGCTGAACCGGGCCTGGCACCGGCTGGACCCGTGGCCCGACGCCGTAGCGGGCCTGACCCGGCTGAAACAGCGCTTCGTCATCACCACGCTGTCGAACGGCAATGTGTCGCTGCTGACGAACATGGCCAAGCGCGCAGGCCTGCCCTGGGACTGTGTGCTGTCGGCCGAGATCTTCGGGCACTACAAGCCCGAACGCGAGGTCTACCTCGGCTGCGCCGAGATCCTGGACGTGGCGCCCGAGGAATTGATGCTCGTCGCCGCCCACCCGTCGGACCTGCGCGCGGCGCGGGCTGCCGGGCTGGCCACGGCGTACGTCCACCGGCCGCTCGAGCAGGGTCCCGACCGTCCGCCCCGGCGCCCCGCTGACGACGAATTCGACGTCACCGCAGACGATTTCCGCGATCTGGCGGACCAGCTGGGAGTTTGA